One Streptomyces sp. ML-6 genomic region harbors:
- the scy gene encoding polarized growth protein Scy: protein MRGYERQESHRAEDDHLSRFEAEMDRLKTDREKAVQHAEDLGYQVEVLRAKLHEARRNLATRPAYDSADLGYQADQLLRNAQIQAEQLRTDAERELREARAQTQRILQEHAEHQARLQAELHNEAVQRRQQLDQELAERRRTVESHVNENVAWAEQLRARTESQARRLLEESRAEAEQALAAARAEAERVAEETRQRLGSEAESARAEAEALLLRARKDAERMLNAASSQAQEATSHAERLRTTTAAETEQARQQTVELNRAAEQRLQEAETQLREARLAAEKVTAEAKEAAAKRLASAESENEQRTRTARSEIARLVGEATKEAEVLKAEAEQALADARAEADRLKSEATEKARTAAAEDAAAQLAKAARAAEEVLSKASEDARSTTRSATEEAERIRREAEAEADRLRGEAAEQADQLKGAAKDDTKEYRAKTVELQEEARRLRGEAEQLRSEAVAEGERIRGEARREAVQQLEEGAKTAEELLAKAKADAEELRGTASTESERVRTEAAERAAALRKQAEEALERARAEAEQLRADAEEQAGSTTGAAERAAAELREETERAVAARQAEAAEELSRLHTEAETRVTAAEQELTDARAEAERIRRETNEETERLRTEAAERLRALRERAETEAERLRDEAAADASQARAEGESVAVRLRTEAAAEAERLKSEAQESADRLRSEAAAAAERVGTEAAEALAAAQEEANRRRRESEETLEAARTEASQERERAREQSEELLASARKRVEEAQAEAQRLVEEADGRATELVSAAEQTAQQVRDSVSGLQEQAEAEIAGLRSAAEHAAERTRTEAQEEADRVRTDAYAERERAGEDAARARQEAQEAAEAAKELAERTVADATAEAERLRSDTAEYVQRMRTEASDALASAEQDAARSRAEAREDANRMRSEAATQADRLVGEATDEAERIRTESTQQATTLVEESTQQATALVEEATQRATTLVEEATQQATELVEEATQQAARVTGEAADEAERLRAEAAAAVGAAQEHAARTREESERVRAEAEAAAEQMRAEARQEADRLLDEAREAAAKRRADAAEQADQLIDKAREEALRTATEAEKQADTMVGAARKEATRIASEATVEGNSLVERARTDADELLVGARRDATAIRERAEELRARIEGEIEELHDRARRETAEQMKTAGERVDNLMKAATEQRDEAEAKAKELLADANSEASKVRIAAVKRAESLLKEAEQKKATVVREAEKLRADAEAEAKRMVDEGQRELDLLVRRRADINTEISRVQDVLEALESFETPTGGKGGGGSSGGVKAGASAGTRSGGKSSEG from the coding sequence GTGCGGGGCTACGAACGCCAGGAGAGCCACCGGGCTGAAGACGACCATCTCTCGCGGTTCGAGGCCGAGATGGACCGGCTGAAGACCGACCGGGAGAAGGCCGTCCAGCACGCCGAGGACCTCGGTTACCAGGTCGAGGTCTTGCGCGCCAAGCTGCACGAGGCTCGGCGCAATCTCGCGACCCGTCCCGCCTACGACAGCGCGGACCTGGGCTATCAGGCCGATCAGTTGCTCCGTAACGCCCAGATCCAGGCGGAGCAGCTGCGGACCGACGCCGAACGGGAGTTGCGGGAGGCCCGCGCGCAGACGCAGCGCATCCTGCAGGAGCACGCCGAGCACCAGGCGCGGCTCCAGGCCGAGCTGCACAACGAGGCGGTGCAGCGGCGTCAGCAGCTCGACCAGGAGCTGGCGGAGCGCCGCCGGACCGTCGAGTCCCACGTCAACGAGAACGTCGCCTGGGCCGAGCAGCTCCGGGCCCGGACGGAGTCCCAGGCCCGCCGACTGCTGGAGGAGTCGCGGGCCGAGGCCGAGCAGGCCCTGGCGGCCGCGCGCGCCGAGGCCGAGCGGGTGGCGGAGGAGACCCGGCAGCGGCTCGGCTCCGAGGCGGAGTCGGCCCGTGCCGAGGCCGAGGCGCTCCTGCTGCGCGCCCGCAAGGACGCCGAGCGGATGCTGAACGCGGCCTCCAGCCAGGCGCAGGAGGCCACCAGTCACGCCGAGCGGCTGCGTACGACCACGGCGGCCGAGACCGAGCAGGCCCGCCAGCAGACCGTCGAGCTGAACCGGGCCGCCGAGCAGCGCCTGCAGGAGGCCGAGACCCAGCTGCGCGAGGCCCGGCTGGCGGCCGAGAAGGTGACCGCCGAGGCGAAGGAGGCCGCGGCCAAGCGGCTGGCCTCCGCCGAGTCGGAGAACGAGCAGCGCACCCGTACGGCCAGGTCCGAGATCGCGCGGCTGGTCGGCGAGGCCACCAAGGAGGCCGAGGTCCTGAAGGCGGAGGCCGAGCAGGCCCTCGCCGACGCGCGGGCCGAGGCGGACCGGCTGAAGTCCGAGGCGACCGAGAAGGCCCGCACGGCCGCCGCCGAGGACGCCGCGGCCCAGCTCGCCAAGGCCGCCAGGGCCGCCGAGGAGGTGCTGTCCAAGGCGTCCGAGGACGCGAGGTCCACCACCAGGTCGGCCACCGAGGAGGCCGAGCGGATCCGCCGCGAGGCGGAGGCCGAGGCGGACCGGCTGCGCGGCGAGGCCGCCGAGCAGGCCGATCAGCTCAAGGGCGCGGCCAAGGACGACACCAAGGAGTACCGCGCCAAGACGGTCGAGCTGCAGGAGGAGGCGCGCAGGCTGCGCGGCGAGGCCGAGCAGCTGCGTTCCGAGGCGGTCGCCGAGGGCGAGCGGATCCGGGGCGAGGCGCGCCGGGAGGCCGTCCAGCAGCTGGAGGAGGGCGCGAAGACCGCCGAGGAGCTGCTCGCCAAGGCGAAGGCGGACGCGGAGGAGCTGCGCGGTACCGCGAGCACCGAGAGCGAGCGGGTCCGCACCGAGGCGGCCGAGCGCGCCGCCGCGCTGCGCAAGCAGGCCGAGGAGGCGCTGGAGCGCGCCCGTGCCGAGGCCGAGCAGCTGCGTGCCGACGCCGAGGAGCAGGCCGGTTCGACCACCGGGGCGGCCGAGCGGGCCGCGGCGGAGCTGCGCGAGGAGACCGAGCGCGCGGTCGCGGCCCGGCAGGCGGAGGCGGCCGAGGAGCTGTCCCGGCTGCACACGGAGGCCGAGACCAGGGTCACCGCCGCCGAGCAGGAGCTGACGGACGCGCGCGCCGAGGCGGAGCGCATCCGGCGCGAGACGAACGAGGAGACCGAGCGGCTGCGCACGGAGGCCGCCGAGCGGCTGCGGGCGCTGCGGGAGCGGGCGGAGACCGAGGCGGAGCGGCTGCGCGACGAGGCCGCGGCGGACGCCTCGCAGGCGCGGGCCGAGGGCGAGTCGGTGGCCGTGCGGCTGCGCACGGAGGCCGCCGCCGAGGCGGAGCGGCTCAAGTCGGAGGCGCAGGAGAGCGCCGACCGGCTGCGTTCCGAGGCCGCCGCCGCCGCGGAGCGGGTGGGTACGGAGGCCGCCGAGGCGCTGGCCGCCGCCCAGGAGGAGGCCAACCGGCGCCGCCGGGAGTCGGAGGAGACCCTCGAGGCGGCGCGCACCGAGGCGAGCCAGGAGCGCGAGCGGGCCCGCGAGCAGAGCGAGGAGCTCCTCGCCTCCGCCCGCAAGCGGGTCGAGGAGGCCCAGGCCGAGGCCCAGCGGCTGGTCGAGGAGGCGGACGGCCGGGCGACCGAGCTGGTCTCCGCGGCCGAGCAGACCGCCCAGCAGGTGCGGGACTCGGTCAGCGGGCTCCAGGAGCAGGCCGAGGCGGAGATCGCCGGGCTGCGCTCGGCCGCCGAGCACGCCGCGGAGCGCACGAGGACCGAGGCGCAGGAGGAGGCGGACCGGGTCCGCACCGACGCGTACGCGGAGCGGGAGCGGGCCGGCGAGGACGCGGCGCGGGCCCGTCAGGAGGCGCAGGAGGCGGCCGAGGCCGCGAAGGAGCTGGCCGAGCGGACCGTCGCCGACGCGACCGCCGAGGCGGAGCGGCTGCGCTCGGACACCGCGGAGTACGTCCAGCGGATGCGCACCGAGGCGTCCGACGCGCTGGCCTCGGCGGAGCAGGACGCGGCGCGCAGCCGTGCCGAGGCGCGCGAGGACGCCAACCGGATGCGTTCGGAGGCCGCGACCCAGGCCGACCGGCTGGTGGGCGAGGCGACGGACGAGGCCGAGCGGATCCGCACGGAGTCGACGCAGCAGGCCACCACGCTGGTCGAGGAATCGACGCAGCAGGCGACCGCACTGGTCGAGGAGGCCACCCAGCGGGCCACCACCCTGGTCGAGGAAGCCACGCAGCAGGCCACCGAGCTGGTCGAGGAGGCCACGCAGCAGGCGGCCCGGGTGACGGGCGAGGCCGCGGACGAGGCCGAGCGGCTGCGGGCCGAGGCGGCGGCCGCCGTCGGGGCGGCGCAGGAGCACGCGGCCCGTACCCGCGAGGAGTCCGAGCGGGTGCGTGCGGAGGCCGAGGCGGCGGCCGAGCAGATGCGCGCGGAGGCCCGTCAGGAGGCGGACCGGCTGCTCGACGAGGCGCGGGAGGCCGCGGCCAAGCGCCGGGCCGACGCGGCGGAGCAGGCCGACCAGCTCATCGACAAGGCCCGGGAGGAGGCGCTGCGCACCGCCACCGAGGCCGAGAAGCAGGCCGACACGATGGTCGGCGCGGCCCGCAAGGAGGCCACGCGGATCGCCTCGGAGGCGACCGTCGAGGGCAATTCCCTGGTGGAGCGGGCCCGTACGGACGCGGACGAGCTGCTGGTCGGTGCGCGCCGGGACGCCACGGCGATCCGGGAGCGGGCCGAGGAGCTGCGGGCCCGGATCGAGGGCGAGATCGAGGAGCTGCACGACCGGGCCCGGCGGGAGACCGCCGAGCAGATGAAGACGGCGGGCGAGCGCGTCGACAACCTGATGAAGGCGGCGACCGAGCAGCGCGACGAGGCGGAGGCCAAGGCCAAGGAGCTGCTGGCGGACGCCAACTCGGAGGCGAGCAAGGTCCGGATCGCGGCGGTGAAGCGGGCCGAGTCGCTGCTGAAGGAGGCCGAGCAGAAGAAGGCCACGGTGGTCCGCGAGGCCGAGAAGCTGCGGGCCGACGCCGAGGCCGAGGCGAAGCGCATGGTGGACGAGGGACAGCGCGAACTCGATCTGCTGGTGCGGCGCCGCGCGGACATCAACACCGAGATCTCCCGTGTCCAGGACGTGTTGGAGGCACTGGAGTCCTTCGAGACGCCGACGGGCGGCAAGGGCGGGGGCGGCTCCTCGGGCGGTGTCAAAGCCGGGGCCTCCGCGGGCACCCGATCGGGTGGCAAGTCGTCCGAGGGGTAG
- the mce gene encoding methylmalonyl-CoA epimerase has protein sequence MLTRIDHIGIACFNLDETVEFYRSTYGFEVYHSEVNEEQGVREAMLRINGTSDGGASYLQLLEPTREDSAVGKWLAKNGEGVHHIAFGTADVDADAADIREKGVRVLYDEPRKGSMGSRITFLHPKDCHGVLTELVTSAAEH, from the coding sequence ATGCTGACGCGAATCGACCACATCGGGATCGCCTGTTTCAACCTCGACGAGACCGTCGAGTTCTACCGCTCGACCTACGGCTTCGAGGTGTACCACTCCGAGGTCAACGAGGAGCAGGGCGTGCGCGAGGCCATGCTCAGGATCAACGGTACGTCGGACGGCGGCGCCTCCTACCTCCAGCTCCTGGAGCCGACCCGGGAGGACTCCGCCGTGGGCAAATGGCTGGCCAAGAACGGGGAAGGGGTCCACCACATCGCCTTCGGCACGGCGGACGTCGACGCCGACGCGGCGGACATCCGGGAGAAGGGCGTCAGGGTGCTGTACGACGAGCCCAGGAAGGGCTCCATGGGGTCCAGGATCACCTTCCTGCACCCCAAGGACTGCCACGGCGTACTCACCGAACTGGTCACCTCCGCAGCGGAGCACTGA
- a CDS encoding acetyl-CoA C-acetyltransferase, with translation MSGTTGNTSVIVAGARTPMGRLLGSLKSFSGADLGGIAIKAALDRAGIGGDQVEYVIMGQVLQAGAGQIPARQAAVKAGIPMNVPALTVNKVCLSGLDAIALADQLIRAGEFDVVVAGGQESMTNAPHLLPKSREGHKYGAIEMLDAMAHDGLTDAFENIAMGESTEKHNTRLGLTRAEQDEIGALSHQRAAAAQKNGIFEAEITPVEIPQRKGEPVLFAKDEGIRPETTAESLGKLRPAFAKDGTITAGTSSQISDGAAAVVVMSRARAEELGLDWIAEIGAHGNVAGPDNSLQSQPSNAIAHAVKKAGIRVEDLDLIEINEAFAAVAVQSMKDLGVTPDKVNVNGGAIALGHPIGMSGARLVLHLALELKRRGGGTGAAALCGGGGQGDALIIRVPGK, from the coding sequence ATGTCTGGAACGACCGGTAACACCTCAGTGATCGTCGCGGGCGCGCGTACGCCCATGGGCCGGCTGCTCGGCTCGCTGAAGAGCTTCTCCGGGGCCGACCTGGGCGGCATCGCCATCAAGGCCGCGCTGGACCGGGCCGGCATCGGCGGCGACCAGGTCGAGTACGTGATCATGGGCCAGGTGCTCCAGGCGGGCGCGGGCCAGATCCCGGCCCGCCAGGCCGCGGTCAAGGCGGGCATCCCGATGAACGTCCCCGCGCTCACCGTCAACAAGGTGTGCCTGTCCGGCCTCGACGCGATCGCGCTCGCCGACCAGCTGATCCGCGCCGGGGAGTTCGACGTCGTCGTCGCCGGCGGCCAGGAGTCCATGACGAACGCCCCGCACCTGCTCCCGAAGTCCCGCGAGGGCCACAAGTACGGCGCGATCGAGATGCTCGACGCGATGGCGCACGACGGTCTGACCGACGCCTTCGAGAACATCGCGATGGGCGAGTCCACCGAGAAGCACAACACCCGCCTGGGCCTGACCCGCGCCGAGCAGGACGAGATCGGCGCGCTCTCCCACCAGCGCGCCGCCGCCGCCCAGAAGAACGGCATCTTCGAGGCCGAGATCACCCCGGTCGAGATCCCGCAGCGCAAGGGCGAGCCGGTCCTCTTCGCCAAGGACGAGGGCATCCGCCCGGAGACCACCGCCGAGTCCCTCGGCAAGCTGCGCCCCGCGTTCGCCAAGGACGGCACGATCACCGCGGGCACCTCCTCGCAGATCTCCGACGGCGCGGCCGCGGTCGTCGTGATGAGCCGGGCCAGGGCCGAGGAGCTGGGCCTGGACTGGATCGCCGAGATCGGCGCGCACGGCAACGTGGCGGGCCCGGACAACTCGCTCCAGTCGCAGCCGTCCAACGCGATCGCGCACGCCGTGAAGAAGGCGGGCATCCGGGTCGAGGACCTCGACCTGATCGAGATCAACGAGGCGTTCGCCGCCGTCGCCGTCCAGTCCATGAAGGACCTGGGCGTCACCCCGGACAAGGTGAACGTCAACGGCGGCGCCATCGCGCTCGGTCACCCGATCGGCATGTCCGGCGCCCGTCTGGTGCTGCACCTGGCGCTGGAGCTGAAGCGGCGCGGCGGCGGCACCGGCGCGGCGGCGCTGTGCGGCGGCGGCGGTCAGGGCGACGCGCTGATCATCCGGGTCCCGGGCAAGTAG
- the meaB gene encoding methylmalonyl Co-A mutase-associated GTPase MeaB: MVDVPTLVEQARAGRPRAVARLISLVEGASPQLREVMAALAPLTGNAYVVGLTGSPGVGKSTSTSALVAAYRRAGRRVGVLAVDPSSPFSGGALLGDRVRMSEHASDPGVYIRSMATRGHLGGLAWSAPQAIRVLDAAGCDVILVETVGVGQSEVEIASQADTSVVLLAPGMGDGIQAAKAGILEIGDVYVVNKADRDGADATARELNHMLGLGEARGPGGWRPPIVKTVAARGEGIDEVVEALEKHRAWMEEHGVLAERRTARAAREVETIAVTRLRERIGDLHGDRHIGALAERIVAGDLDPYAAADELVAGLTGGA, translated from the coding sequence ATGGTGGACGTCCCCACCCTGGTCGAGCAGGCACGCGCGGGCCGGCCGCGGGCCGTGGCCCGGCTGATCTCCCTGGTCGAGGGGGCGTCGCCGCAGCTGCGCGAGGTGATGGCGGCCTTGGCGCCGCTGACCGGCAACGCGTACGTCGTCGGGCTGACCGGTTCGCCCGGTGTCGGCAAGTCGACGTCGACGTCGGCGCTCGTCGCGGCGTACCGGCGGGCCGGCCGCCGGGTCGGCGTCCTGGCCGTCGACCCGTCTTCGCCGTTCTCCGGCGGGGCGCTCCTCGGCGACCGGGTCCGGATGTCGGAGCACGCCTCCGACCCGGGCGTCTACATCCGCTCCATGGCCACCCGCGGCCATCTGGGCGGCCTCGCCTGGTCGGCGCCGCAGGCGATCCGGGTGCTGGACGCGGCGGGCTGCGACGTGATCCTGGTGGAGACGGTCGGCGTCGGCCAGTCGGAGGTGGAGATCGCCTCCCAGGCCGACACCTCCGTCGTCCTGCTGGCGCCCGGCATGGGCGACGGCATCCAGGCGGCGAAGGCCGGAATCCTGGAGATCGGCGACGTGTACGTGGTCAACAAGGCCGACCGGGACGGCGCGGACGCCACCGCGCGCGAGCTCAACCACATGCTGGGCCTCGGCGAGGCGCGTGGTCCCGGCGGCTGGCGGCCGCCGATCGTGAAGACGGTCGCCGCCCGGGGCGAGGGCATCGACGAGGTCGTCGAGGCGCTGGAGAAGCACCGGGCGTGGATGGAGGAGCACGGGGTGCTCGCCGAGCGGCGCACGGCCCGTGCGGCCCGCGAGGTCGAGACGATCGCCGTCACCCGGTTGCGCGAGCGCATCGGCGACCTGCACGGCGACCGCCACATCGGCGCGCTCGCCGAGCGGATCGTGGCGGGGGACCTCGACCCGTACGCGGCGGCGGACGAACTGGTGGCGGGACTCACCGGCGGGGCGTGA
- a CDS encoding serine/threonine-protein kinase, with the protein MLGPLREDSPERIGPYGIRARLGAGGMGEVFLGVRDDGGGPVAVKTVRRDVAQNPGFRTRFRREIGVARSVADPHLAPLLDGDADAEVPWLATEYVAGPTLSAAVRGAGALAEAEVRMLGAGLARALAAVHGAGIVHRDVKPGNVMLAADGPRLIDFGIARDAGATALTTTSRMVGSPSYMSPEHVAGSGRVVAASDVFCLASLLCFAVTGREPFGDGPVAAVLYRVKYVETDLDGVPDALRAVLERCLAADPAERPDAAALAELLDPGAAGRWPQEVTRQIAEHERELARVVALGGPLLPGYTPTEVAAGSGPAPQQLPTRGADFTPGLHTAPTQGPGLPAPPPRRSRCTLAVALAALIVLGAATGGVLAWRDRNNTPNEAAPGGGSSRGGGRAEGPRIVAGVGENGGPDASGTVPYGRDVRPAGWKKSWKGKFSGKPIGCSAGRDVIACRLVDGTYEGLSAADGHQLWTFDTGQTSRSAGWGPTGQFFMPASATHPTVHDDSVLLAAGGQLRSLDARTGAVRWETRGGGAHGLASAPMVLDGLVFAATTSAPDGAQLAAYDLRTGTEKWREPLASEGLASAQRDNYWPVALGDDVVYAAGEDGPKAFRPKDGTLLGTGQECGGLRLRGEFVYCSLSTSNGSDSGFGTDTSVLRLEAGTLAARGKVPLDSGLVADATPVVVDDRVMVLRRSSEHASDVPDEFVVVGRETGRLLGRFPLPGAAEKGMSNPVSNPLIVADTLVWADSMMLYTVPVRPDGTLGELAGTRLPGAPGPSPTPEYDMADGIQLEKELNDPQLLPVGVVVHVVYDDGTTVSVPLPG; encoded by the coding sequence ATGCTGGGTCCGCTGCGGGAGGACTCGCCGGAACGGATCGGGCCGTACGGGATACGGGCCCGGCTCGGCGCGGGCGGCATGGGGGAGGTCTTCCTCGGCGTCCGGGACGACGGCGGCGGGCCCGTCGCCGTCAAGACGGTCCGCCGCGACGTGGCCCAGAACCCCGGCTTCCGCACCCGCTTCCGCCGCGAGATCGGCGTCGCCCGGTCCGTCGCCGACCCCCATCTCGCCCCGCTGCTCGACGGGGACGCCGACGCCGAAGTGCCCTGGCTCGCCACCGAGTACGTGGCGGGGCCCACCCTGTCCGCCGCCGTCCGCGGGGCCGGCGCCCTGGCCGAGGCCGAGGTGCGGATGCTCGGCGCCGGGCTGGCCCGCGCGCTGGCCGCCGTCCACGGGGCAGGGATCGTCCACCGCGACGTGAAGCCCGGCAACGTGATGCTCGCGGCGGACGGGCCGCGCCTCATCGACTTCGGGATCGCCCGGGACGCCGGTGCGACCGCGCTCACCACCACCAGCCGCATGGTCGGCAGCCCCTCCTACATGTCCCCGGAGCACGTGGCGGGCAGCGGACGCGTCGTGGCCGCGTCCGACGTCTTCTGCCTCGCCTCCCTGCTCTGCTTCGCCGTCACGGGGCGCGAGCCCTTCGGGGACGGCCCGGTCGCCGCCGTGCTCTACCGGGTCAAGTACGTCGAGACCGACCTCGACGGCGTTCCGGACGCGCTGCGGGCCGTACTGGAACGCTGCCTGGCGGCCGACCCGGCCGAGCGGCCGGACGCCGCCGCGCTCGCGGAACTGCTCGACCCCGGCGCCGCCGGCCGGTGGCCGCAGGAGGTGACGCGGCAGATCGCCGAGCACGAGCGCGAACTGGCCCGGGTCGTGGCCCTGGGCGGCCCGCTGCTACCGGGATACACCCCGACCGAGGTGGCCGCCGGAAGCGGCCCCGCACCCCAGCAACTGCCCACCCGGGGCGCGGACTTCACCCCCGGCCTGCACACCGCGCCCACCCAGGGCCCCGGCCTCCCCGCCCCGCCCCCGCGCCGCTCCCGGTGCACCCTGGCCGTCGCGCTGGCCGCGCTGATCGTGCTGGGCGCGGCCACCGGGGGCGTCCTGGCCTGGCGGGACAGGAACAACACGCCCAACGAGGCGGCCCCCGGCGGTGGTTCGTCCCGGGGCGGCGGCCGGGCCGAGGGGCCCCGGATCGTGGCGGGCGTGGGCGAGAACGGCGGCCCGGACGCCTCGGGCACCGTCCCGTACGGCCGTGACGTCCGCCCGGCGGGGTGGAAGAAGTCCTGGAAGGGGAAGTTCTCCGGCAAGCCGATCGGCTGTTCCGCGGGCCGCGACGTGATCGCCTGCCGGCTCGTCGACGGGACGTACGAGGGACTGTCGGCGGCCGACGGCCACCAGCTGTGGACGTTCGACACCGGGCAGACGTCCCGGAGCGCGGGCTGGGGGCCCACCGGCCAGTTCTTCATGCCGGCCAGTGCCACCCACCCCACCGTGCACGACGACTCCGTCCTGCTCGCCGCGGGCGGCCAGTTGCGGTCGCTGGACGCCAGGACCGGGGCGGTGCGCTGGGAGACCCGGGGCGGCGGCGCGCACGGGCTGGCCAGTGCCCCGATGGTGCTGGACGGCCTGGTCTTTGCGGCCACCACGTCGGCACCCGACGGCGCGCAGCTCGCCGCGTACGACCTGAGGACCGGCACCGAGAAATGGCGCGAACCGCTGGCGTCGGAGGGCCTCGCCAGCGCCCAGCGGGACAACTACTGGCCGGTCGCCCTCGGCGACGACGTGGTCTACGCGGCCGGTGAGGACGGGCCGAAGGCGTTCCGGCCGAAGGACGGCACGCTGCTGGGCACGGGCCAGGAGTGCGGCGGCCTCCGGCTGCGGGGCGAGTTCGTCTACTGCTCCCTCTCCACCTCCAACGGCAGCGATTCGGGCTTCGGCACCGACACGAGCGTGCTGCGGCTGGAGGCGGGGACGCTCGCGGCGCGGGGGAAGGTGCCGCTGGACTCCGGGCTCGTCGCCGATGCGACCCCCGTGGTGGTCGACGACCGGGTGATGGTCCTCCGCCGGAGCAGCGAACACGCCTCCGACGTACCCGACGAGTTCGTCGTCGTCGGCCGCGAAACCGGCCGGCTCCTCGGCCGTTTCCCGCTCCCCGGAGCGGCGGAGAAGGGCATGAGCAACCCGGTCTCCAACCCTCTGATCGTCGCCGACACTCTGGTCTGGGCGGACAGCATGATGCTGTACACCGTTCCGGTCCGTCCCGACGGCACGCTGGGCGAGCTGGCCGGAACCCGGCTGCCGGGCGCCCCGGGCCCGAGCCCCACGCCGGAGTACGACATGGCCGACGGCATCCAGCTGGAGAAGGAACTGAACGACCCGCAGCTGTTGCCGGTCGGCGTCGTCGTGCACGTCGTGTACGACGACGGCACCACGGTCTCCGTGCCGCTGCCCGGGTGA
- a CDS encoding PQQ-binding-like beta-propeller repeat protein, which translates to MRYGNSSPGTRRRRVPPPGPQWSRPPHRRFRPTPRPRAVRRSPPPPSCRARGGGGEGLRVGLAAAAAVVCVALGAVLLPGFLDGDDGGDGGAGGTGGAGGPSTSASGAARTAAYPAVHPGGDAGRTGDFGKAATELAARPAGWKPWKTRIKGGPATCVLADTALLCGGSPRVTALDAANGERRWQSPQGRAGAAPASVAAVVGTTVYAFEDGALVARALSDGAERWREPLPDGARVTDSVPSGKVLYYAVKAAGTGGTRIVARELTGGHRVKWDEAWDDPADGAALAFSDGRLVVAGDGVTVLKGADGSRLGSLGAGDVSCRMPVLKGKLLLCAGSDGLTVIDAADLRNRRTVAAGVDIVHRPALSADGKAVVGSRTRTYAFGVADGRQYWATYEGGKGLEMVGPPVLIGDRAFVVGERKLDGIDLDTEGEPDWTSDPMTGWDDEVDPASVSLVVRGNVVFLSFADGTVLSGLVP; encoded by the coding sequence ATGCGGTACGGGAACAGCTCGCCGGGTACGCGGCGCAGGCGCGTGCCGCCGCCGGGGCCGCAGTGGTCCCGGCCGCCGCACCGCCGCTTCCGCCCGACCCCCCGGCCCCGGGCGGTCCGGCGCTCGCCCCCACCCCCGTCGTGCCGGGCGAGGGGCGGCGGCGGGGAGGGGCTGCGCGTCGGCCTCGCGGCGGCCGCCGCCGTGGTGTGCGTGGCGCTCGGCGCGGTGCTGCTGCCGGGGTTCCTCGACGGCGACGACGGGGGCGACGGCGGGGCGGGCGGCACCGGGGGCGCGGGCGGGCCGAGCACCTCCGCGTCCGGCGCCGCCCGGACCGCGGCGTACCCGGCCGTCCACCCCGGCGGGGACGCCGGGCGCACCGGGGACTTTGGGAAGGCCGCCACGGAGCTCGCCGCCCGTCCGGCGGGCTGGAAGCCGTGGAAGACCCGGATCAAGGGCGGCCCGGCGACGTGCGTCCTCGCGGACACGGCCCTGCTCTGCGGCGGCTCGCCGCGCGTCACCGCGCTGGACGCGGCGAACGGGGAGCGGCGCTGGCAGTCCCCGCAGGGGAGGGCGGGAGCCGCCCCGGCCTCGGTGGCCGCCGTCGTCGGCACCACCGTGTACGCCTTCGAGGACGGCGCCCTGGTGGCGCGCGCCCTGTCCGACGGGGCCGAGCGGTGGCGGGAGCCGTTGCCGGACGGCGCCCGGGTGACCGACTCCGTCCCGTCCGGCAAGGTCCTCTACTACGCCGTGAAGGCCGCCGGCACGGGAGGCACCCGGATCGTCGCCCGGGAACTCACCGGCGGGCACCGGGTCAAGTGGGACGAGGCGTGGGACGACCCGGCCGACGGGGCCGCCCTGGCCTTCTCCGACGGCCGGCTCGTCGTGGCCGGGGACGGCGTCACCGTCCTGAAGGGCGCGGACGGCAGTCGGCTGGGCTCCCTCGGGGCCGGGGACGTCTCCTGCCGCATGCCGGTCCTGAAGGGGAAGCTGCTGCTGTGCGCCGGTTCCGACGGGCTGACGGTGATCGACGCCGCCGACCTGCGGAACCGCCGTACGGTCGCCGCCGGGGTGGACATCGTCCACCGGCCCGCGCTCTCGGCCGACGGCAAGGCCGTGGTGGGCAGCCGGACCCGGACGTACGCGTTCGGCGTGGCCGACGGGCGCCAGTACTGGGCGACCTACGAGGGCGGCAAGGGCCTGGAGATGGTGGGCCCGCCGGTCCTGATCGGGGACCGGGCCTTCGTCGTGGGCGAGCGGAAGCTGGACGGCATCGACCTGGACACCGAGGGGGAGCCGGACTGGACCAGCGACCCGATGACCGGGTGGGACGACGAGGTCGATCCGGCGAGCGTCTCGCTCGTCGTGCGGGGGAACGTCGTCTTCCTGTCCTTCGCGGACGGGACGGTCCTGTCGGGCCTGGTGCCCTGA